In Homo sapiens chromosome 11, GRCh38.p14 Primary Assembly, one DNA window encodes the following:
- the KCTD21 gene encoding BTB/POZ domain-containing protein KCTD21 isoform X2 has protein sequence MLRSSRHPCWVTLGRCLLRPLFLHLDGLLPATQSPAMSDPITLNVGGKLYTTSLATLTSFPDSMLGAMFSGKMPTKRDSQGNCFIDRDGKVFRYILNFLRTSHLDLPEDFQEMGLLRREADFYQVQPLIEALQEKEVELSKAEKNAMLNITLNQRVQTVHFTVREAPQIYSLSSSSMEVFNANIFSTSCLFLKLLGSKLFYCSNGNLSSITSHLQDPNHLTLDWVANVEGLPEEEYTKQNLKRLWVVPANKQINSFQVFVEEVLKIALSDGFCIDSSHPHALDFMNNKIIRLIRYR, from the exons ATGTTGAGAAGTTCTCGCCACCCCTGCTGGGTGACTTTGGGGAGGTGTCTCCTCAGacctctgtttctccatctgGACG GACTACTTCCAGCAACCCAGTCTCCTGCCATGTCCGACCCCATCACGCTGAACGTCGGGGGGAAGCTCTATACAACCTCACTGGCGACCCTGACCAGCTTCCCTGACTCCATGCTAGGCGCCATGTTCAGCGGGAAGATGCCCACCAAGAGGGACAGCCAGGGCAACTGCTTCATTGACCGTGACGGCAAAGTGTTCCGCTATATCCTCAACTTCCTGCGGACCTCCCACCTTGACCTGCCTGAGGACTTCCAGGAGATGGGGCTGCTCCGCAGGGAGGCCGACTTCTACCAGGTGCAGCCCCTGATTGAGGCCCTGCAGGAGAAGGAAGTGGAGCTCTCCAAGGCCGAGAAGAATGCCATGCTCAACATCACACTGAACCAGCGTGTGCAGACGGTCCACTTCACTGTGCGCGAGGCACCCCAGATCTACAGCCTCTCCTCTTCCAGCATGGAGGTCTTCAACGCCAACATCTTCAGcacctcctgcctcttcctcaaGCTCCTTGGCTCTAAGCTCTTCTACTGCTCCAATGGCAATCTCTCCTCCATCACCAGCCACTTGCAGGACCCCAACCACCTGACTCTGGACTGGGTGGCCAATGTGGAGGGCCTGCCAGAGGAGGAGTACACCAAGCAGAACCTCAAGAGGCTCTGGGTGGTGCCCGCCAACAAGCAGATCAACAGCTTCCAGGTCTTCGTGGAAGAGGTACTGAAAATCGCTCTGAGCGATGGCTTCTGCATCGATTCTTCTCACCCACATGCTCTGGATTTTATGAACAATAAGATTATTCGATTAATACGGTACAGGTAA
- the KCTD21 gene encoding BTB/POZ domain-containing protein KCTD21, whose amino-acid sequence MSDPITLNVGGKLYTTSLATLTSFPDSMLGAMFSGKMPTKRDSQGNCFIDRDGKVFRYILNFLRTSHLDLPEDFQEMGLLRREADFYQVQPLIEALQEKEVELSKAEKNAMLNITLNQRVQTVHFTVREAPQIYSLSSSSMEVFNANIFSTSCLFLKLLGSKLFYCSNGNLSSITSHLQDPNHLTLDWVANVEGLPEEEYTKQNLKRLWVVPANKQINSFQVFVEEVLKIALSDGFCIDSSHPHALDFMNNKIIRLIRYR is encoded by the coding sequence ATGTCCGACCCCATCACGCTGAACGTCGGGGGGAAGCTCTATACAACCTCACTGGCGACCCTGACCAGCTTCCCTGACTCCATGCTAGGCGCCATGTTCAGCGGGAAGATGCCCACCAAGAGGGACAGCCAGGGCAACTGCTTCATTGACCGTGACGGCAAAGTGTTCCGCTATATCCTCAACTTCCTGCGGACCTCCCACCTTGACCTGCCTGAGGACTTCCAGGAGATGGGGCTGCTCCGCAGGGAGGCCGACTTCTACCAGGTGCAGCCCCTGATTGAGGCCCTGCAGGAGAAGGAAGTGGAGCTCTCCAAGGCCGAGAAGAATGCCATGCTCAACATCACACTGAACCAGCGTGTGCAGACGGTCCACTTCACTGTGCGCGAGGCACCCCAGATCTACAGCCTCTCCTCTTCCAGCATGGAGGTCTTCAACGCCAACATCTTCAGcacctcctgcctcttcctcaaGCTCCTTGGCTCTAAGCTCTTCTACTGCTCCAATGGCAATCTCTCCTCCATCACCAGCCACTTGCAGGACCCCAACCACCTGACTCTGGACTGGGTGGCCAATGTGGAGGGCCTGCCAGAGGAGGAGTACACCAAGCAGAACCTCAAGAGGCTCTGGGTGGTGCCCGCCAACAAGCAGATCAACAGCTTCCAGGTCTTCGTGGAAGAGGTACTGAAAATCGCTCTGAGCGATGGCTTCTGCATCGATTCTTCTCACCCACATGCTCTGGATTTTATGAACAATAAGATTATTCGATTAATACGGTACAGGTAA